DNA from Paludisphaera mucosa:
CCCCGCGTCGATCGATCGGAGCGACACGCAGGCGGTCGACCTGCTGCGGTATTACCGCCTCATCCTGCCCCTGGAGCCGGACAAGCCGCTGCTGCCGACCCATCCCCTGACCTGGACCGCCGTCAGCCACATCGTCTGGGACGGCATGGAGCCGGACGTGATCTCGGTCTCGCAGCAGGCGGCCCTCGTCGACTGGCTCCACTGGGGGGGCCAGCTCGTCGTGATGGGGGGCGCCGGCCCCAAGTTCTCGGTCCTCCGCGAGAGCTTCCTGGACCCGTACCTCCCCGCCGACTCGACGGGCGACGGCCGGGCGCTCGACGGCGACGACCTGCGGGCGCTCGCGGACGCCTACCTCCCGCCGCCCGGGATCGTCGCCCCCGCCCCCGCGGCCGTGGATGCGTCGCAGGCGCCCTCGCCCTTCCAGAGGACCCCGGGGCCCGACGAGGAGAACGTCCTGCGGCGACGGCCCAGCTACGACTTCCCCGACCCGATCCGTCCCGAGGCCGGCCGGCCCGTCCAGGCCGCGGGGCTGCGCGCCCGGCCGCGCTCGGTCGTCGTGCCGATCCGGGAAGGCGGCGAGGTCCCGCTGGCCGTCGAGCGTCGGGTGGGCCGGGGGCGGATCACCATGCTCGCCGTCAACCCGACCGACCCGGCCCTGACCGCGTGGAAGGGGCTCGACACCCTGATCCGCCGGGTGATCCTCCGACGCCCCGAGGAGTCCGTCGTCGCGCTCGGGATGACCTCGGGGCCGATCCAGCCCGTCCGCAGCATGGAAGGGCCGGACCTGAGCTGGTACCGCATCGCCGCGCGGGACGTGGGCGCCCCGAGTCCGGCGCCCGAGCCCGGCCCGGAATCGCTCCAGGGGCGAGTCGCCTACAGCCCGCCGCCCCCCGGCGGCGGCCAGGCGGTCGGGATCGATTACGGGATCCCCGCCGGCGAGGGCGCCCTCCCCAACCTGGCGGGGGTCGCCGAATGGCGCGACGAGGCCCGGATCCCCCGGCTCTGCCGCGACGCCCTGGAGCAGTCTTCCGGCATCAAGGTGCCCAGCTCGTCGTTCGTGCTCAAGGTGATCCTGGCCTACGTGCTGGCCGTCGCCCCGTTGAACTGGCTGATCTGCCGCGTCGTTTTGAGGCGGCGGGAGGCGGCCTGGCTGGTCGTGCCGGCGCTCGCGCTGGCGTTCGCCGTGGGCGTCGAGCGGGTCGCCGCCTACGACCTGGGGTTCGACTCGGCCGGCGACGAGCTGGACGTGCTGGAGCTTCAGGCGGACCACCCGCGCGGGCATCTCAGCCGGTTCGGATCGCTCTACAGCACGGGGCACGGCCGCTACACGATCCGCTTCCCCGACGACCCGACCGCCCTGGCCCTGCCGTTCGCCACCGGCCGCTCGATCGCCGGCGAGGACCGCACGACCTCGGCCTGGCGATCGTTCCCCGTCCCGGCCCTGGAGGACTTCACCGTCCAGCCCCGAAGCCTCGCGATGTTCCGCGCCGAGCAGATGCTGGCGCTCCCCGGCTCGATCGCGATCGAGGGCGAGGCCGGCAAGCGGACGATCCGCAACGGCAGCGGCCTGGAGCTGCGCGACGCGACCCTGGTCGAGTTCCTCGGCCCCGACGAGGTCCGCGAGACCTACCTCGGCACGATCGCCCGGGACGCGGATTTCGCCCTCGAAGGGGTCGAGCCGAAGCGGGCCCCGGCGACCGTCGAGGGCTTCGACGGCCCCGACCCGTCGATGCTGCTGGCCGCCCTGCGGAGGGCGGGCGAGGGCCGGCCGGAAGACGCGGGCGAGGTCCGCCTGACGGCCTGGACCCCCGGCCCCGCCGCCGGGCCGCGGATCGAGCCGGCGCTCGACCGCCACCGCGGCGCGACGGTCGTCGTGGCCCATCTCGGCTACGGCCCGCCGCCCGACCCCGGCGGCCGACACTACGACCTGACGGCTTCCCGGACACCCTGAGCGACCGACCGGACGGGACGAGGGCTCTCGCATGATCGAGGTCATCAACTTCACGAAGCACTACGGCGACTTCACGGCCGTCGACGACCTGAGCTTCTCCATCGGCGAGGGCGAGATCTTCGGCTTCATCGGCCCCAACGGCGCCGGCAAGAGCACGACCATCCGCTTCCTCGCGACCCTGCTGCGGCCGACGTCGGGCGAGGGCCGGATCGCCGGCCACTCGGTCACCGACGACCCGATGGCGGTCCGCCGCGTCATCGGCTTCATGCCCGACGACTTCGGCGTCTACGACGGCATGAAGGTCTGGGAGTTCCTCGACTTCTTCGCCGTCGCCTACGAGATCCCCCGGGGAGTCCGGCGGCGGATCATCGGCGAGGTGCTCGAGCTGCTGGACCTCTCCCACAAGCGCGACGACTACGTCAACGGGCTGTCCAAGGGGATGAAGCAGCGGCTCTGCCTGGCCAAGACCCTGGTGCACGACCCGCCGGTCCTGATCCTCGACGAGCCCGCCTCGGGCCTCGACCCCCGCGCCCGGCTGGAGATGAAGGCGCTCCTGATGGAGCTGCGGCGGATGGGCAAGACGATCCTGGTGTCGAGCCACATCCTGTCCGAGCTGGCCGACTTCTGCACCTCGATCGGCGTCATCGAGCGCGGCCGGCTGCTGGCGGCCGGCAGCATCCGCGACATCCAGCGCCAGATCCGCGCCCACAGGGTGCTGAAGGTCGAGCTGACCGAGGGCCCGACCGACCGCGCGGTCGCCATCCTCCAGGACGACCCGGCGATCCGCTCGGTCGAGGCTTTCGGCCAGTCCGTCACGGCCGAGTTCCACGGCGTCGACGAGGACATGGGCCGGCTGCTCGGCCGCCTGATGGCCGCCGGCGTCCCCGTGCGGTCGTTCGCCGAGGAACCCCTCAGCCTCGAAGAGGTGTTCATGATGATCACGAAGGGGATCGTGAATTAGTCGCCCACGCCCTCGACGCGGCCGCCGGGACGGGCGACACTGGTGCCGGCGCGGCTTTTGCAGGTCGTTGCCGTCGACCTGCGGCGAAGGCTCGTTCGGGACTTGTCCGACCGGCTTCGACCGCGAGATGGGGGGGCGCTGCGATGCGGTACGTCCAGGGCGTTTTGCTGCTGATCTTCCTCGGGGCGATCGGGCTCTTCGCGATCCAGAACACCGAGGCGATCACGGTCGATTTCGCGAAGTGGCGCGTGACCGGGCCGGTCGCGCTGCTGGCGATCGTGGCCTACCTGCTGGGGATGCTCAGCGGCTGGACGGTCGTCTCGTACTTCTCCCGGTCGCTGCGACGGGTTTCGGAGCGTCCGGTCGAGTGACCGACGGATCGCGATCGCCCCCGCACCCGCCCCCGAGGACGGATGCGGGGGGCGACGCATGAACATGCCGGCGAAACTCAGTAGCTGCTCGAGGAGACGACCTCTTCGCCGTCGCGCGAGCCCAGCGACATCCAGGTGTTCTGGTCGATCGAGTTCTTGACGAACCGGACGGA
Protein-coding regions in this window:
- a CDS encoding ABC transporter ATP-binding protein, yielding MIEVINFTKHYGDFTAVDDLSFSIGEGEIFGFIGPNGAGKSTTIRFLATLLRPTSGEGRIAGHSVTDDPMAVRRVIGFMPDDFGVYDGMKVWEFLDFFAVAYEIPRGVRRRIIGEVLELLDLSHKRDDYVNGLSKGMKQRLCLAKTLVHDPPVLILDEPASGLDPRARLEMKALLMELRRMGKTILVSSHILSELADFCTSIGVIERGRLLAAGSIRDIQRQIRAHRVLKVELTEGPTDRAVAILQDDPAIRSVEAFGQSVTAEFHGVDEDMGRLLGRLMAAGVPVRSFAEEPLSLEEVFMMITKGIVN
- a CDS encoding LapA family protein — translated: MRYVQGVLLLIFLGAIGLFAIQNTEAITVDFAKWRVTGPVALLAIVAYLLGMLSGWTVVSYFSRSLRRVSERPVE